The following are encoded together in the Streptomyces sp. NBC_00341 genome:
- a CDS encoding DUF2017 domain-containing protein: protein MAGHFEATPGGGAAVALDEVETAILRSLAVQLLELIGPGDEPVEGEDPLAALFAEGPSEPPSDPALARLFPEAYGDKDDELRAASAEFRRFTENDLRTRKRDDALVVVRTLDGLSPVGEGGAVLRLDAGECRSWLGTLNDLRLTIGARLEVSDEDGGEEGSLYRLPDSDPRKPMVMAYLWLGGLQETLIETLMP, encoded by the coding sequence ATGGCCGGCCACTTCGAGGCCACCCCCGGCGGCGGCGCGGCCGTCGCGCTCGACGAGGTGGAGACCGCGATCCTGCGCTCCCTCGCCGTCCAGCTGCTGGAGCTCATCGGCCCCGGCGACGAACCCGTCGAGGGCGAGGACCCGCTCGCCGCGCTCTTCGCCGAGGGGCCCAGCGAGCCGCCCAGCGACCCCGCCCTGGCCCGCCTCTTCCCCGAGGCCTACGGCGACAAGGACGACGAACTGCGCGCCGCCTCCGCCGAGTTCCGCCGCTTCACCGAGAACGACCTGCGCACCCGCAAGCGCGACGACGCCCTCGTGGTCGTACGCACCCTGGACGGACTCTCGCCCGTCGGGGAAGGCGGCGCCGTGCTCCGGCTCGACGCGGGGGAGTGCCGCAGCTGGCTGGGGACCCTGAACGACCTGCGGCTCACCATCGGCGCCCGGCTGGAGGTCTCCGACGAGGACGGCGGCGAGGAGGGCTCGCTCTACCGGCTCCCCGACAGCGACCCGCGCAAGCCCATGGTTATGGCCTACCTCTGGCTGGGCGGCCTCCAGGAAACGCTCATCGAGACGCTGATGCCGTAA
- the clpS gene encoding ATP-dependent Clp protease adapter ClpS: MSVAPVEIERPESAEENLVVPEPDVPWVTLVHNDPVNLMSYVTYVFQAYFGYSKDKAHKLMLDVHQKGRAVVSSGSREEMERDVQAMHGYGLWATLTQDRN, translated from the coding sequence GTGAGCGTCGCCCCCGTAGAGATCGAACGTCCCGAATCGGCCGAGGAGAACCTCGTTGTCCCCGAGCCCGACGTCCCCTGGGTGACGCTGGTCCACAACGACCCGGTCAACCTGATGAGCTACGTCACCTATGTCTTCCAGGCCTACTTCGGCTATTCGAAGGACAAGGCCCACAAGCTCATGCTCGACGTCCACCAGAAGGGCCGCGCCGTCGTCTCCAGCGGAAGCCGCGAGGAGATGGAGCGCGACGTCCAGGCGATGCACGGCTACGGGCTCTGGGCCACACTCACCCAGGACCGCAACTAG